Part of the Caldisericota bacterium genome, GGAAACGGATCAGAATGACAAAAAAGGTTTTATCTCTGCTTATGATGCTAAAATTCAAACAATGCAGGCCTGTCTTATTGCATCAATGTTTGCTGAAAATAAAGAGGTAAAAGATAAATGGGATAGGATTTATTCGGTAACAGCCTTTTATGTTGGGTTGTCGGATGATCTGGGTCCTTATGAGTATCTTGAGGCAATGAACGATGTGTTTGGCGATAAATTTGATCCAAATGAACTAAATGATGAAAATATCATGGAACTTAAAACGAAACTGGCAGAGTATAGGACTCCTGAAATTTATGGCGGAACCGGGATGCAATATGTGAGTGCTGCTGGTGGTCCTGATGAAGTTCTGGCGAATACCCAGGGTTTCAGATTAATGGGTCAAAGATTTATCCCGGATTCTTATATGTTTCAGAACCTTGTTTTTGGATATGTCACTAAGTATCTTGGCAATGAAGAACCTTTTACAATGGTTTTTATTGATGGTGTTGGCCCTGCCAGAGGATTTCCAAAAGGGCTGGATGTGATGTCCTTACTTGGGTCAAAGAGGGCGATGGAAATTTTACAAGAAGGCGACGATACAAATTATGAAGGTTATGCAGAACAGTACACAAAACTGAAAGAGGAATTTGATGGTTTTACTGCAGAGGAGTGGAATAAAAATCTTTATTGGTCCTGGCTTTATGCACTAAAACCTCTATTGCAGGAGTACGGGAATGGTTATCCGACGTTTATGCAGACAAAAGCATGGCAGGATAAAGAGCTATCTACCTGCCTCTCTTCGTGGGCAGAGTTGCGGCATGATACTATTCTTTATGCAAAGCAGAGCTATACTATGTTTGAAAAGTCTATTGCCCCTCTCCCACCTGAGAAGCCCGTTATTGGCTATGTTGAGCCGGTGCCGGAATTCTATAACAGGCTATTAACTTTAACAAGGATGACGAATAAAGGTTTAAGTGACATGAACGTTCTGGACAGTTCTGCGAAATACCGCCTGGAAAACCTGGAGAAGATACTTGAAAGGTTAAGAATTATATCTGCGAAGGAATTAGAGAACAAAAAATTAACCGAAGAAGATTACGAGTTTATCAAAAATTTTGACGAGGAATTAAACGGAGTTATACAGGATGTTGATGATAAAGCCAAGAAAACAACTATTGTTGCAGATGTCCATACAGATGGTAACACAGGACAGGTTCTGGAAGAAGGGAGTGGTTACGTTAAGCTAATTATTGTTGCATACAAAGTTCCCGATGGTAGGATTCTTGTTGGTGCAGGGCCGATAATGAGCTATTATGAATTTAAGCATCCAATGGAAAATAGATTGACAGATGAAGAGTGGAGGGAGATGTTAAATTCTAATCCTCCAGAAAATCCGGGATGGATTTCTAATTTTTCAGATTAACAGCAAATTAACTAATAAAGCATGTTTATCGAGTGTCACACTGGTGCCTGGCACCAGTGTGACACTTTAGAAACCGGTTTTTATATAAGTTTGTTGACACTAAAAAAAATAGCTTGTATGATAAAACATTGCAAAACAAAACCGAAAATTTTTGCAAGAGCGAATGAAACTGCAAGTGCACAGGATATGCTCAAATATATCGTTACATTGAGATGATGTTTTATTAGACTTTTAAGACAGATATATGTTGTGCATATGGGGGTAATAAATGTATGTTCAACGATATTATGATGTAAGAGAATTTATTCAAAATGTTGAAACTTTTCTTGAAAGAAATGAAGTAGCCAACAACTTGCTATTAGGAATTCTCTTTAGGCTTAGAAAAGAGTTAAAATTGACTGAGCAAAAATCTGAGCCATTCTTTGCCTTGGTTAAACACAGGCAAGATATTATATTTGTAATGTTAATGACTCCACCTCACAATATGATTATTTACGGGGAAGGGAATAATTTGGATGCAGCAATAGATCAGTCTATTTTATTTTTGCAAAAAGAAGAAATTTTGGTTCCAGGGGTTATCGGTCCACGCGAGATGGCAACAAAATTTGCATTTTCATGGGCTCAAGCAACAGGCCATATGTCGATTATCAAAATGGAGCAGATGATATACAGACTGGATGAAGTTAATGAAATTGAGCTGAGTTCCGGGAGGTTAATTCTTGCGACGCAAAAAGATATTGACCTTGTGGGAAACTGGATATTCGAATTCTCCAAGGTTACCTCGGAAACAGTGAGTCTTGCTGAAGCACGAAGAAAAGCAGAATTTGCCATTAAAGAATCTTATGTATTTTTATGGGAAGACAAAATTCCCGTATCTATGGCTTTGAAAGCCAGGCCTACAAAAAACGGAATTACCGTAAGCACTGTTTATACACCTCTGCAGTTTCAAAATAAAGGATATGCCACATCCTGTGTTGTTTCATTGAGCAAGTTATTGCTCAGCGAGGGTTACAAATTCTGCAGCCTTTATACGGATCTTTCAAATCCTATATCTAACAGCATTTACAGAAAAATAGGATATTATCCAATAGAATCTTCGATTGTTTATAGCTTTCAAGTTTCACATACTCAAAATAAGTTCTATGACATACAATAAAGCATACTTGGTTGTGCTCAACATTTTTGTTCAACAACTTTGAATATTGAATATATAATACAGTAGAGCGTTCTTTCCAAAATGATTACTTTGTGTACCTGGTGTAACTTAATTATTTTCTATTTTGACAAAGTGAATATAGTGCTATCATTAAAAAGTATAAAAAATCTTTGAAGGGAGGAGTCATGGCTAAAATAATTGGTTATTGCGGGATTATTTGTAGTGAATGTCCGGCATTTGAGGCAACTCAGGCAGATAACGACAATAAAAGAGTTGAAGTTGCCAAACGGTGGTCTGAGGAATTTAAGGCAGAGATCAAACCCGAATACATTAACTGCGATGGGTGTATGTCGGAAAGTGGGCGACATTTTAACTATTGCATGGAGTGTGAAATTCGGAAATGCTGCAAGGAGCGGCAGCTTGTCAATTGTGCTTATTGCAATGAATATCCTTGTGAAACGCTAAGTGAATTTTTTGAATCGGCACCTGATGCAAAGGTGACACTTGATAACATTAAGGATGACATTAATACTATTTAGTATTTGGCGATAATATGGTTAACTGTTATAATTCTAAGAAAACCGGTTATTAACAAAACAGCTTTTAGAAGAGGTGACCGGAAAAAAATAAATTTTTAAGAAGGTAGGGAAAAATGCAATATCGTAGACTTGGCAGATGTGGCGTAAAGGTGTCAGTTCTTGGTTTTGGGTGTATGCGTTTTCCAACGGTAGGGGGTGACAACGCGCAAATAGATGAACCTCAGGCCACTGAGATGTTGAGATATGCTATAGATAATGGAGTTAATTATATCGATACAGCATATCTTTATCATGGAGGGAAAAGCGAAAGTTTTGTAGGTAGAGCACTACAAAACGGATATAGAGAGAGAGCATATTTGGCAACAAAAATGCCTGTGTGGCTTGTAGAAAAGTATGAAGATTTTGATCGCTTTTTCAATGAACAACTTGAGAGGCTTCAAACGGATCATATTGATTTTTACTTAATGCACGCTCTTAATAAAGAGCGGTGGGAAAAGATTGTTAATTTAGATGTTATTAAGTGGATTGAGGTAGAAAAAGCAAAAGGGAGAATTAGGCATATTGGCTTTTCTTTTCATGATTCTTTTGATTCTTTTGTAAAAATCATAGATGATTATGATAGGTGGGAGTTTTGCCAGGTGCAGTATAATTATATGAACGAGGAATTTCAGGCTGGCAATAGAGGATTAAAGTATGCATTTTCAAAAGGAGTAGGGGTAATTGTTATGGAACCTGTTCTTGGAGGTGACCTTGAAAATCCTCCTGAAATAATTAATAGCATCTGGAATGAGGCAAGAACCAAAAGAACTCCAACAGAATGGGCACTTCAATGGGTGTGGAATAAACCTGAAGTTTCTATCGTGCTTAGCGGTATGAAAAGTGTACAGCAGGTGATAGAAAATCTTGAAAGTGCTGACTTAGCACGGGTTGATAAATTTACGCAAGAGGAATTGGATATAATTGCACGTGTACGGGATAAATATCGGGAAATACAGCCGATTCTGTGCTCTGACTGTGGATACTGTATGCCATGCCCTTATGGAGTAGATATCCCTCACAATTTTATACTTTATAATATAGGGAAGATGTATAATAAGATGCCGCGTATTAAACAATGGTTTGCCTTAATGAAAGAGAACGGGAGCAGTGCTGTATCGTGTATTCAGTGCGGGCAGTGCGAAGAAAAATGCCCTCAAGATATAAAAATTATGGAGTGGTTGGCTACCATAGCCAAAGAGCTTAAGTAAATGAATCTATAAGTTATTTATAGCTTTTTCTATTCTTTTTAGCCCTTCTTTTAATATACTTCTGGGACAGGCAATATTAATTCTTTCAAATCCTGATCCGCTTGGGCCAAATAGGTACCCATCGTCAAGTCCAACTTTAGCTTTTTGTCTTAAGAATGCGCTGAGTTTCTCATTGTTCATACCTAATTTTCGAAAATCCAACCATACAAGGTATGTTCCTTCAGGTTTTGCTACTTTAACCTGTGGAATTTTTTCTTCGAAATATTTCATAAGAAATTCCAGGTTCCCCCTTAAGTAATCAAGCAATTGAGAAAGCCACTCGTCGCCATTCCGATATGCCGCTTCAAGTGCTACCAGACCTAAAGCATTTGGGTCTAATGTGATTCCTTCTTTTGCGATGTTGAATTTATTGCGCAGATCCTCATTTGGTATGATGATTGATGATGCTTCAAGTCCTGCTAAATTAAATGTTTTACTGGGAGCCATGCAGGTAATAGAATGTTGCTCAAACTCTTTTGAAATTGTTGCAAACGGTGTATGAGTTGAATTTGTAAGCAGTAGCTCGCAATGTATTTCATCAGAGATTACAATGGCGTCGTGTTTTAAGACAATTTCTCCTGCTTTTTTTAACTCTTTTTTGCTCCACACC contains:
- a CDS encoding aldo/keto reductase, with protein sequence MQYRRLGRCGVKVSVLGFGCMRFPTVGGDNAQIDEPQATEMLRYAIDNGVNYIDTAYLYHGGKSESFVGRALQNGYRERAYLATKMPVWLVEKYEDFDRFFNEQLERLQTDHIDFYLMHALNKERWEKIVNLDVIKWIEVEKAKGRIRHIGFSFHDSFDSFVKIIDDYDRWEFCQVQYNYMNEEFQAGNRGLKYAFSKGVGVIVMEPVLGGDLENPPEIINSIWNEARTKRTPTEWALQWVWNKPEVSIVLSGMKSVQQVIENLESADLARVDKFTQEELDIIARVRDKYREIQPILCSDCGYCMPCPYGVDIPHNFILYNIGKMYNKMPRIKQWFALMKENGSSAVSCIQCGQCEEKCPQDIKIMEWLATIAKELK
- a CDS encoding DUF3160 domain-containing protein; protein product: MRRKIISIYKIRFAIVVLIVGMMLISGCSKQPASDQEPSALKTEPIDLSNIQTEKLSFAKHYFLEPLDIVVQVPQYNLPLETNRISNFNSFLSEIALSNEALTKLQANGFVVIDNPFNPGEEDIIEPYKNLKEIEMPIFITSDSLLHLYHIQFDETLRQIEEREFYGDIWNISKILLEDSIEKYKNSTGDLKEASRRSIAYFAVGLELLRPKVDQIKKDKEGMQDDAFFTPEEGKEYTFTVPDFVKGDVEKELKLIAKHEGFYESPIFVYNEDYSQYVPRGHYTRSEKLKNYFKAFMWYGRISMILKGSPDIPPGETDQNDKKGFISAYDAKIQTMQACLIASMFAENKEVKDKWDRIYSVTAFYVGLSDDLGPYEYLEAMNDVFGDKFDPNELNDENIMELKTKLAEYRTPEIYGGTGMQYVSAAGGPDEVLANTQGFRLMGQRFIPDSYMFQNLVFGYVTKYLGNEEPFTMVFIDGVGPARGFPKGLDVMSLLGSKRAMEILQEGDDTNYEGYAEQYTKLKEEFDGFTAEEWNKNLYWSWLYALKPLLQEYGNGYPTFMQTKAWQDKELSTCLSSWAELRHDTILYAKQSYTMFEKSIAPLPPEKPVIGYVEPVPEFYNRLLTLTRMTNKGLSDMNVLDSSAKYRLENLEKILERLRIISAKELENKKLTEEDYEFIKNFDEELNGVIQDVDDKAKKTTIVADVHTDGNTGQVLEEGSGYVKLIIVAYKVPDGRILVGAGPIMSYYEFKHPMENRLTDEEWREMLNSNPPENPGWISNFSD
- a CDS encoding GNAT family N-acetyltransferase, whose amino-acid sequence is MYVQRYYDVREFIQNVETFLERNEVANNLLLGILFRLRKELKLTEQKSEPFFALVKHRQDIIFVMLMTPPHNMIIYGEGNNLDAAIDQSILFLQKEEILVPGVIGPREMATKFAFSWAQATGHMSIIKMEQMIYRLDEVNEIELSSGRLILATQKDIDLVGNWIFEFSKVTSETVSLAEARRKAEFAIKESYVFLWEDKIPVSMALKARPTKNGITVSTVYTPLQFQNKGYATSCVVSLSKLLLSEGYKFCSLYTDLSNPISNSIYRKIGYYPIESSIVYSFQVSHTQNKFYDIQ
- a CDS encoding MalY/PatB family protein, with the protein product MKYNFDKIIDRKNTGSWKWDTTELIFGSDAVLPMWVADMDFPIAKPIIDALKKRIDHGIFGYTMPWDSLIKAVVDRVEQKYNWKIEPEWIVFTPGVIPAIYSAIKAFTHPGDDVILQGPVYYPFWDAIKDNGCNVSNNQLKLVNTHYEMNFEDLEKKFAPRPEMIPSPPRARMMILCNPHNPVGRVWSKKELKKAGEIVLKHDAIVISDEIHCELLLTNSTHTPFATISKEFEQHSITCMAPSKTFNLAGLEASSIIIPNEDLRNKFNIAKEGITLDPNALGLVALEAAYRNGDEWLSQLLDYLRGNLEFLMKYFEEKIPQVKVAKPEGTYLVWLDFRKLGMNNEKLSAFLRQKAKVGLDDGYLFGPSGSGFERINIACPRSILKEGLKRIEKAINNL
- a CDS encoding DUF3795 domain-containing protein, with the protein product MAKIIGYCGIICSECPAFEATQADNDNKRVEVAKRWSEEFKAEIKPEYINCDGCMSESGRHFNYCMECEIRKCCKERQLVNCAYCNEYPCETLSEFFESAPDAKVTLDNIKDDINTI